The window AGGACAGTCTAGGACACGCCGTGTTTATGAAGGCATCCACTGTAGGAAATTGCATTAGAGCCTCTGGGGTAATCTCCTTCAAAGCAAAACATGTAGCTTTCTTGCCAGCATCTTCCACAAGCCCCTTCATTTTTAAGGCTTGGTCTAGTCTTTTCTGTCCAACTTTCAATCCTATCAGTATCCCAATTTTGTCGGCTTGCTTGGCTTCGTGGATGTTTGCCCAACGCCTTTTCA of the Candidatus Bathyarchaeota archaeon genome contains:
- a CDS encoding 2-(3-amino-3-carboxypropyl)histidine synthase subunit, translating into KRRWANIHEAKQADKIGILIGLKVGQKRLDQALKMKGLVEDAGKKATCFALKEITPEALMQFPTVDAFINTACPRLSLDDAKKFRKPLLTPKEALVALGKLQWEELCKRGWFES